One Cuculus canorus isolate bCucCan1 chromosome 1, bCucCan1.pri, whole genome shotgun sequence DNA segment encodes these proteins:
- the EEF1AKMT1 gene encoding EEF1A lysine methyltransferase 1 isoform X2, translated as MDDDDDDIPQLSSHTLAALQAFYLEQQQREGIKTSQGFNQYSIGSIEEDWQLSQFWYSDETASCLANEAVAAAGKGGRIACVSAPSVYQKLKEQDGKDFSVCILEYDRRFSVYGEEFIFYDYNHPLNLPENLLPHSFDIVIADPPYLSEECLQKTAETIKYLTKGKILLCTGAIMEELAAKHLGVKICKFIPKHSRNLANEFRCYVNYASGLD; from the exons atggatgatgatgatgatgacattCCCCAGCTTTCATCCCATACGTTGGCTGCCCTCCAGGCGTTTTATttggaacagcagcagagagagggcATTAAGACCTCCCAGGGGTTTAATCAATATTCCATTGGCTCAATAGAAGAAGACTGG CAACTGAGCCAGTTTTGGTACAGCGATGAAACTGCATCATGCCTGGCTAATGAAGCGGTTGCGGCAGCTGGAAAAGGTGGCAG GATAGCATGTGTTAGTGCACCGAGTGTGTACcagaaactgaaagaacagGATGGTAAAGATTTTTCAGTATGTATACTGGAGTACGACAGAAGGTTTTCTGTATATGGAGAGGAATTTATCTTCTATGACTACAACCACCCTTTGAACCTACCTGAAAATCTTCTGCCACACAGTTTTGACATTGTAATAGCAGATCCACCCTATCTGTCTGAGGAATGTCTTCAAAAAACTGCAGAGACCATCAAATACTTAACAAAAGGAAAGATCCTGCTTTGCACAG gagcAATCATGGAGGAACTGGCAGCAAAGCATCTTGGTGTGAAGATATGCAAGTTTATTCCAAAACACTCAAGAAATTTAGCCAATGAATTTCGATGCTACGTGAACTATGCCTCTGGACTGGACTGA
- the IL17D gene encoding interleukin-17D has product MQRGRVRAALAALLCAALLPLPREAARASKRPRSCGERPEELLEQLYGRLAAGMLSAFHHTLQPERNRSCPAGTRGRGPVNLRSASPWAYRISYDPTRYPKYIPEAYCLCKGCLTGIFGEENFHFRSTPVYMPTVILRRTSSCAGGRYVYTEDYVTIPVGCTCVPEHEKEAESVNSSIDKQEVKLLVSQNKPSSE; this is encoded by the exons ATGCAGCGAGGCCGG GTGCGGGCGGCGCTGGCGGCGCTGCTGTGCGCGGCGCTGCTCCCGCTGCCCCGCGAAGCCGCCAGAGCTTCCAAGCGCCCCCGGAGCTGCGGGGAGCGCCccgaggagctgctggagcagctgtaCGGGCGGCTGGCGGCCGGCATGCTCAGCGCCTTCCATCACACCCTCCAGCCCGAGCGCAACCGCAGCTGCCCCGCGGGCACCAGGGGGCGAGGGCCCGTCAACCTGCGCAGCGCCTCGCCCTGGGCGTACAG AATTTCGTATGATCCCACAAGATATCCTAAATACATTCCTGAAGCGTACTGCCTGTGCAAAGGCTGCCTTACGGGGATCTTTGGCGAGGAGAATTTTCACTTCCGCAGCACCCCTGTGTACATGCCCACTGTCATCCTCCGTCGCACGTCATCATGTGCTGGGGGCCGTTATGTCTACACAGAAGACTACGTCACTATCCCAGTGGGCTGCACTTGTGTACCTGAGCATGAAAAAGAGGCTGAAAGTGTAAATTCTAGCATAGATAAGCAAGAAGTGAAGTTGCTGGTAAGCCAGAACAAGCCGTCATCAGAATGA
- the EEF1AKMT1 gene encoding EEF1A lysine methyltransferase 1 isoform X1: MWILPPACSPSEWTSFLSSGVVDLEGSVLWSKLHFVFMGKMDDDDDDIPQLSSHTLAALQAFYLEQQQREGIKTSQGFNQYSIGSIEEDWQLSQFWYSDETASCLANEAVAAAGKGGRIACVSAPSVYQKLKEQDGKDFSVCILEYDRRFSVYGEEFIFYDYNHPLNLPENLLPHSFDIVIADPPYLSEECLQKTAETIKYLTKGKILLCTGAIMEELAAKHLGVKICKFIPKHSRNLANEFRCYVNYASGLD; encoded by the exons ATGTGGATCCTACCTCCTGCCTGCTCTCCCTCAGAGTGGACGAGCTTCCTCTCAAGTGGTGTTGTGGATCTAGAAGGATCTGTCCTCTGGAGCAAGCTACACTTTGTCTTCATGGG AAAAatggatgatgatgatgatgacattCCCCAGCTTTCATCCCATACGTTGGCTGCCCTCCAGGCGTTTTATttggaacagcagcagagagagggcATTAAGACCTCCCAGGGGTTTAATCAATATTCCATTGGCTCAATAGAAGAAGACTGG CAACTGAGCCAGTTTTGGTACAGCGATGAAACTGCATCATGCCTGGCTAATGAAGCGGTTGCGGCAGCTGGAAAAGGTGGCAG GATAGCATGTGTTAGTGCACCGAGTGTGTACcagaaactgaaagaacagGATGGTAAAGATTTTTCAGTATGTATACTGGAGTACGACAGAAGGTTTTCTGTATATGGAGAGGAATTTATCTTCTATGACTACAACCACCCTTTGAACCTACCTGAAAATCTTCTGCCACACAGTTTTGACATTGTAATAGCAGATCCACCCTATCTGTCTGAGGAATGTCTTCAAAAAACTGCAGAGACCATCAAATACTTAACAAAAGGAAAGATCCTGCTTTGCACAG gagcAATCATGGAGGAACTGGCAGCAAAGCATCTTGGTGTGAAGATATGCAAGTTTATTCCAAAACACTCAAGAAATTTAGCCAATGAATTTCGATGCTACGTGAACTATGCCTCTGGACTGGACTGA